From a single Parambassis ranga chromosome 2, fParRan2.1, whole genome shotgun sequence genomic region:
- the mterf1 gene encoding transcription termination factor 1, mitochondrial, producing the protein MAAVPGVRALFGLHRSGMLQRSFGVIPVQLASTCLPMRLCSSKLPVIRENEDLLQNLNLMGVDVRKARQRQPGVLRKPFTNEQGLARFLQRKGASLKVIASIISRYPRAITRSIEHMEQRWQLWRNIFQTDAEIVTILDRSPESFFRSSDNENLQKNISFLISLGLNTKDLHRLLTTAPRTFSNSLELNKQMLRFLEDICAELGGTNPEQFAKTIISRNLYILIRSTKRVRATINTLRTSLDLNDSELLTLLQGPGSEILDLSSEYLKNNFSHLELKTASLGCEKSEIKKLVISYPMILYIGTDTLNSKIDCLLKGGITIKQILEKPKVLEYSTQNITGRLVELKRVGYDFQKNGINILDCSRKRFVAKMEKLASPANSL; encoded by the coding sequence ATGGCAGCAGTTCCTGGAGTCAGGGCCCTCTTTGGGCTACATCGATCAGGGATGTTGCAGCGCAGCTTTGGGGTGATTCCAGTACAGTTGGCATCAACCTGCCTTCCCATGAGGCTTTGCAGTTCAAAGCTGCCAGTGATCCGGGAGAATGAAGACCTGCTCCAGAACCTGAATCTAATGGGAGTTGATGTGAGGAAGGCACGACAGCGTCAGCCTGGGGTGCTGCGTAAACCCTTCACTAATGAACAAGGCCTTGCTAGGTTCCTGCAAAGAAAAGGTGCCAGTCTGAAAGTAATTGCCAGCATCATATCCCGTTATCCCCGCGCGATCACCCGCTCGATTGAGCACATGGAGCAACGCTGGCAGTTGTGGAGAAACATCTTTCAGACAGATGCAGAAATTGTGACCATCCTGGATCGCTCACCCGAGTCTTTCTTTCGCTCCAGCGATAATGAGAACTTACAGAAGAACATATCCTTTCTGATCTCACTGGGATTGAACACCAAAGACCTTCATCGGCTGCTGACTACAGCACCGCGTACATTCTCCAATAGCTTAGAGCTCAATAAGCAGATGTTAAGGTTTCTGGAAGACATCTGTGCTGAGCTTGGTGGAACAAATCCAGAGCAGTTTGCTAAAACTATCATATCCAGAAACCTCTATATTCTTATCAGAAGCACTAAGAGAGTCAGAGCAACTATTAATACCTTGAGAACTTCCCTTGATTTGAACGATTCAGAACTCCTGACTCTTCTTCAAGGCCCCGGGTCAGAAATTCTGGATCTTTCCAGTGAGTATCTGAAAAATAATTTTAGCCACCTTGAGTTGAAGACGGCTTCACTTGGCTGTGAgaaatctgaaataaaaaaactggTCATTAGTTATCCGATGATTCTCTACATTGGGACAGACACACTGAACTCTAAAATTGACTGTCTCCTAAAAGGAGgaataacaataaaacagatCCTGGAGAAGCCCAAGGTTTTGGAGTACAGCACACAGAACATAACAGGGCGACTGGTGGAGCTGAAGAGAGTGGGATACGACTTCCAGAAAAATGGGATCAACATCCTGGACTGTAGTCGAAAGCGTTTTGTTGCAAAGATGGAAAAACTTGCATCACCAGCTAACTCACTGTAG
- the LOC114432676 gene encoding cytosolic non-specific dipeptidase-like, which yields MAHLPALFKYVDEHQDLYVQRLAEWVAVPSVSAWPEKRGEIKKMMEMAAKDIEKLGGTVELVDIGKQKLPSGEEIPLPPIVLGRLGSDPGKKTVCIYGHLDVQPANIDDGWDTEPFTLVEKDGKLYGRGSTDDKGPVLAWFNCIEAYQKIQQELPINIKFCFEGMEESGSEGLDELVFSRKDTFLKDVDYVCISDNYWLGKTKPCITYGLRGICYFFIEVECCEKDLHSGVFGGSVHEAMTDLIALMGSLVDKRGKILVPGMYNDVAPLTDAEKKLYEKIDFDLDEYCKDVGVGQLLHDTKEQILMHRWRYPSLSLHGIEGAFSEAGAKTVIPRKVNGKFSIRLVPDMDPKIVEKQVIDHLQKVFAERGTPNKLKVYMGHGAKAWVSDFNHPHYMAGRKAMKTVFGVEPDLTREGGSIPVTLTFQEATGRNVMLLPVGSSDDGAHSQNEKINRSNYIQGIKMLGAYFHEVSQLE from the exons ATGGCTCATCTCCCAGCACTTTTCAAGTATGTGGACGAACACCAGGACCTGTATGTGCAG CGTCTTGCTGAGTGGGTGGCTGTCCCAAGTGTGTCTGCTTGGCCTGAGAAGCGTGGGGAGATCAAGAAGATGATGGAGATGGCTGCCAAAGACATTGAGAAGCTGGGGGGGACAGTGGAGTTGGTGGACATCGGCAAACAGAAG CTTCCATCTGGAGAGGAGATCCCTCTGCCTCCTATCGTCCTGGGGCGTCTTGGATCAGACCCAGGCAAGAAGACGGTGTGCATTTATGGACACCTTGATGTCCAGCCAGCCAACATTGATGATGGCTGGGATACTGAGCCCTTTACTCTGGTGGAGAAAGATG GTAAGCTCTATGGAAGAGGATCTACTGATGACAAGGGTCCGGTGCTGGCCTGGTTTAACTGCATTGAGGCCTATCAGAAGATCCAGCAG GAGCTTCCCATCAACATCAAATTCTGCTTCGAGGGGATGGAGGAATCTGGATCCGAGGGCCTAGATGAACTGGTGTTTTCTCGCAAAGACACCTTTTTGAAAGACGTGGACTATGTCTGCATCTCTGACAACTACTGGCTGGGCAAGACCAAACCCTGCATAACCTATGGCCTCAGAGGAATCTGCTATTTCTTCATCGAG GTAGAGTGCTGTGAGAAGGACCTCCACTCGGGAGTGTTTGGCGGCTCTGTTCATGAGGCCATGACTGACCTCATTGCACTCATGG GCTCCCTCGTGGACAAGAGGGGAAAAATTTTGGTTCCCGGCATGTACAACGACGTGGCTCCTCTGACAGACGCAGAGAAAAAGCTGTATGAAAAGATTGATTTTGACTTGGATGAGTACTGCAAAGATGTGGGAGTTGGGCAGCTGCTGCATGACACAAAG GAGCAAATCCTAATGCACCGCTGGAGGTACCCATCTCTGTCTCTTCATGGTATTGAAGGAGCTTTCTCTGAAGCAGGAGCAAAGACTGTTATCCCCCGCAAGGTTAACGGCAAATTCTCCATCCGCCTCGTCCCTGACATGGACCCCAAAATTGTGGAGAAGCAG GTCATCGACCATCTGCAGAAGGTGTTTGCTGAACGAGGAACCCCCAACAAACTTAAAGTCTACATGGGCCACGGCGCTAAAGCCTGGGTCTCTGACTTCAACCACCCACATTACATGGCTGGCCGAAAGGCCATGAAGACAG TCTTCGGTGTTGAGCCTGACCTGACTCGTGAGGGCGGTAGCATTCCCGTCACTCTGACCTTCCAGGAGGCCACAGGACGCAACGTCATGCTGCTCCCTGTAGGGTCCTCTGATGATGGCGCTCACTCGCAGAACGAAAAGATCAACAG ATCCAACTACATTCAGGGAATTAAGATGCTGGGGGCATACTTCCACGAGGTTTCCCAGCTGGAATGA
- the LOC114432674 gene encoding tRNA-dihydrouridine(47) synthase [NAD(P)(+)]-like, giving the protein METAVQETTNIGTDVAVKGQASIKPEFLTTKENFHGFIDSEWQSSKEDKSVNKETAEEIPEEVPEEEPEPKKLKLDSEDRYHGGKPDGKRLRGQNKSRPHTKPTAYDEKRLCLSVLQKVKCHYGDKCHFYHDIAEYMASKPADIGESCYLYETYGKCTYGLSCRFAKAHTTPDFKTMEREDLIKAYEGRTLVKNSLTKDLQNRLRKRSVAFKKSAEYLKTLSNNKEKGEQRGNGHACAAEVDRAGKTQDASTEAQASPEEQPQVKTMGPLTDTDVIKLRPCEKKQVDFKDKLYLAPLTTCGNLPFRRVCKRFGADITCGEMAMCTNLLQGQQSEWALLKRHESEDLFGVQVEGCFPDTMSRCAELINNNTDVDFVDINSGCPIDLVYKKGGGCGLMTRTRKFEQIIKGMNYVLDVPLTVKIRTGVQEKSNIAHKLIPEMKNWGVSMITLHGRSREQRYTKLADWDYISTCTKLASPVPLFGNGDILSYEDAMKARETGVSGIMIARGALIKPWIFTEIKESRHWDISSSERLDILKDFTNFGLEHWGSDTRGVEKTRTFMLEWLSFMCRYIPVGLLERVPQKINERPPYYMGRNYLESLMASQNVGDWVRISEMLLGPVPKNFNFLPKHKANAYK; this is encoded by the exons ATGGAAACAGCTGTGCAGGAAACCACTAATATAGGAACAGATGTGGCTGTAAAGGGACAAGCTTCCATTAAACCTGA ATTCCTTACAACCAAAGAAAATTTTCATGGGTTTATTGACTCAGAGTGGCAGAGTTCAAAAGAAGACAAGTCTGTAAACAAAGAGACCGCTGAAGAGATACCTGAGGAGGTACCTGAAGAGGAACCTGAACCCAAAAAGCTCAAACTTGACTCAGAAGATAGATATCATGGAGGAAAACCAGATGGCAAGCGTCTTCGGGGACAGAATAAGTCAAGGCCACACACAAAGCCTACTGCGTATGATGAAAAACGACTGTGTCTCTCAGTCCTACAG AAAGTGAAATGCCATTATGGAGACAAATGCCACTTTTACCATGACATTGCGGAGTACATGGCCTCTAAGCCTGCTGACATCGGGGAAAGCTGTTACCTCTATGAGACATACGGAAAGTGTACATACGGCCTCTCCTGCCGTTTCGCCAAGGCGCACACTACGCCAGACTTCAAAACCATGGAGAGGGAAGACCTAATAAAGGCATATGAGGGCAGGACTTTGGTGAAGAACAGCTTGACGAAAGACCTCCAGAATCGTCTGAGGAAGCGTTCAGTGGCCTTCAAAAAGTCAGCAGAGTACCTGAAAACACTTTctaacaacaaagaaaaaggagaacagCGAGGGAATG GTCACGCTTGTGCAGCTGAGGTAGATCGGGCAGGAAAAACGCAGGATGCATCTACTGAAGCACAG GCCAGCCCAGAAGAACAGCCTCAAGTGAAGACTATGGGTCCTCTGACTGATACAGATGTCATCAAGCTGCGTCCGTGTGAGAAGAAGCAG GTGGACTTCAAAGACAAACTCTACCTTGCTCCTCTAACAACT TGTGGCAATCTGCCTTTCCGTCGTGTGTGTAAGCGCTTTGGTGCAGACATCACCTGCGGGGAGATGGCCATGTGCACGAACCTgctgcaggggcagcagtcaGAGTGGGCCCTCCTGAAGAGGCATGAGAGTGAAGATCTGTTTGGTGTCCAG gtggaggGCTGCTTCCCGGACACCATGTCGAGGTGTGCTGagctcatcaacaacaacactgaCGTTGATTTTGTTGACATCAACTCTGGATGCCCCATTGATCTTGTATACAAAAAG GGTGGAGGCTGCGGTTTGATGACACGTACCAGAAAATTTGAGCAGATAATCAAAGGAATGAATTAT GTCCTCGATGTCCCTTTAACAGTCAAGATCCGCACTGGGGTTCAGGAGAAATCCAACATAGCACACAAACTCATCCCAGAGATGAAGAACTGGGGGGTCTCCATGATCACA ctgCATGGTAGGTCCAGGGAGCAGCGATACACAAAGTTAGCAGACTGGGACTACATCAGCACCTGCACCAAGCTGGCCAGCCCTGTTCCACTTTTTG GTAATGGGGACATTTTGTCCTATGAAGATGCCATGAAAGCAAGAGAGACTGGAGTTTCTGGTATCATGATAGCGAG AGGTGCTCTTATTAAGCCCTGGATCTTCACTGAGATAAAGGAGAGCAGACACTGGGACATTTCGTCCAGCGAGCGTCTAGACATCCTGAAGGATTTCACCAATTTTGGCTTGGAGCACTGGGGCTCCGACACCCGAGGAGTGGAGAAAACCCGCACATTCATGCTGGAGTGGCTTTCCTTCATGTGCAG ATATATCCCAGTAGGTCTTTTGGAGCGAGTGCCTCAGAAGATCAATGAAAGACCTCCGTACTACATGGGCAGGAACTACTTGGAATCACTGATGGCCAGTCAGAATGTTGGGGACTGGGTCAGGATCAG TGAAATGCTGCTCGGACCCGTACCGAAGAATTTCAACTTTCTGCCCAAACATAAAGCCAACGCCTACAAGTGA
- the LOC114432675 gene encoding zona pellucida sperm-binding protein 4-like: MAGHRGELLLMVLAGTLFLVQVQGWDWIDEFQLQSLYETGQWSESLNVRAQNLIPATPMMTTDDGKDYDEGGSGLFENEGMVVKGHATSPDPALVDPTQVEFDASPSNWVSRTIGPNSDALSVFCSNAGFEITLLMGQLNDVKVLASKDLVTVEDAPGSCGYNVNHQRNILTVPFTGCNVKEQANGYSVQLLHVDVLGHIQVSTVSCEKTTKSARPYPRAKPEKCNNPTSAPTPTTKFIPTTTRITTRAPTTASKKRVCAVPAGERISCGGAGISSLACKKMGCCVDSSTSACYYTLDECTADQHFVFAIRYNSAPINVDPTKLIMPKSPSCKPVIVNDKVAIFKFKVTECGTLAYEVGEVKVYLAEVQTIIEALNLKYGVITRSDPVRFMVECSYSKSGKALASLASVGYMVKAPASTLPTSIISNGLYGVQLRMATDETYTQFYPNNYQPLWLLLGNPVYLELRLRSPEMDAVILVNYCLAYPRSATKALVLVYEGCANPNDPHVSILKIGDFPDNRPRNRKQRRFKVSAFQFMNQKTNKYLDEEIYFMCSAEVCRPAEKTCSERCFDGKAP, translated from the exons ATGGCCGGGCACCGGGGTGAGCTGCTGTTGATGGTCCTTGCTGGGACTCTGTTTCTGGTGCAGGTCCAGGGATGGGACTGGATCGACGAATTTCAACTTCAAAGTTTATATGAGACTGGACAATGGAGTGAGTCACTGAATGTTAGAGCTCAAAATTTAATACCAGCCACCCCCATGATGACTACAG ATGATGGCAAAGACTATGATGAGggtggaagtggactttttgaGAATGAAGGGATGGTAGTTAAAGGCCATGCCACCAGTCCAGACCCTGCACTGGTAGACCCTACTCAGGTGGAGTTTGATGCCTCTCCAAGCAACTGGGTCAGCCGTACTATTGGTCCAAATTCTGATGCCCTCAGTGTGTTTTGCAGCAATGCTGGCTTTGAAATTACTCTGCTAATGGGCCAGCTGAACGACGTCAAGGTTTTGG CCTCAAAGGACCTGGTGACTGTAGAGGATGCTCCTGGCTCTTGTGGTTATAATGTGAACCATCAAAGGAACATCCTGACTGTACCTTTCACTGGGTGCAATGTAAAAGAGCAG GCTAACGGCTACAGCGTGCAGCTACTGCATGTTGACGTGCTGGGTCACATACAAGTTTCTACTGTATCTTGTGAGAAAACTACAAAGTCTGCCCGCCCGTACCCTCGTGCCAAACCCGAAAAGTGCAACAACCCAACATCTGCACCAACACCTACTACTAAATTTATCCCAACCACAACACGGATTACAACAAGAGCACCAACAACTGCTTCAAAAAAGAGAG TTTGTGCCGTCCCTGCGGGAGAACGGATATCTTGTGGTGGGGCTGGAATCTCCTCCTTGGCGTGTAAGAAGATGGGGTGCTGTGTGGATTCTTCAACCTCTGCTTGCTACTACACACTAGATG AGTGCACTGCTGACCAACACTTTGTTTTTGCCATTCGCTACAACTCTGCACCAATCAATGTGGACCCCACCAAACTCATTATGCCCAAGAGTCCAAGCTGCAAACCAGTCATTGTTAATGACAAGGTCGCCATCTTCAAGTTCAAAGTCACAGAATGTGGGACGCTTGCATAT GAAGTTGGTGAGGTGAAGGTGTACCTTGCCGAAGTGCAGACAATCATCGAAGCGCTGAATCTCAAATATGGTGTAATTACGAGAAGCGACCCCGTCAG GTTCATGGTGGAGTGCAGCTACAGCAAATCGGGGAAAGCGCTGGCATCACTGGCCAGTGTTGGTTACATGGTCAAAGCCCCGGCCTCCACTCTGCCAACATCGATTATCTCCAATGGCCTGTATGGAGTACAGTTGAGAATGGCTACAG ATGAGACATACACCCAATTTTATCCAAACAACTACCAGCCTCTGTGGCTGCTCCTTGGAAACCCTGTGTATCTTGAATTGCGCCTAAGGTCTCCTGAAATGGACGCAGTGATTCTCGTCAATTACTGCCTGGCTTACCCTCGCTCTGCGACGAAAGCTCTGGTGCTTGTTTATGAAGG gTGTGCCAACCCTAACGATCCACACGTGTCAATCCTGAAGATCGGTGACTTTCCTGACAACCGTCCCAGAAATCGCAAGCAGAGGCGCTTTAAGGTGTCAGCCTTCCAGTTTATGAATCAGAAGACCAACAAGTACCTGGATGAAGAA atctaTTTCATGTGCTCTGCTGAGGTTTGCAGGCCAGCAGAGAAGACCTGTAGCGAGCGGTGCTTTGATGGGAAG GCACCATAA